One Papaver somniferum cultivar HN1 chromosome 10, ASM357369v1, whole genome shotgun sequence genomic window carries:
- the LOC113318145 gene encoding uncharacterized protein LOC113318145 isoform X2, whose product MSSSNKYGLASNSPDRPTYPSGQRGVYGAASLNKSGSFREGMENRILSSRPGMSRSGATCSPAEVANFLHSLPLDAKVMVSGQKLPRQAEVSRILSASLGVSQDNTHSGSSTTRIAPEGIKKAKGALHENVARASDQVKVCTEMVSRFDKCFSNLWTRKRSRSDIQPSDRSNTSLAVDRLASGGIAGKLATQSNGISSGFDHEHQKLEEQSKNAVSKRIRSSMADGQMDIRGSVLGRPPAAMDRDKEIFGIASGGQVQSAEKDQALPIGMDGWEKSKMRKKRSGIKSDVSMNGTIRSPDGDRESKRETQQRLGIEARSRFSNVHGFRSGPSNGAVGVGKLDVTSQQTTGLGMRSAARSDQDNGSLVNDRRDRLAGVDKEKINLKAVNKLNFREPSNAASPASTLKINASARGPRSSFGTMPKPIPNVHRAIGGPDDWETPQPMNKLNAVVGTSNRKRSQSARSSSPPVTQWGEQRPQKMSRVARRTNLLPHLPGHDESLAIEKTSDVSGNESGLRHSSGNIVQQVRPKVEPSVALSESEESGAAEVRSKDKGKKAAEMDEKSVQNFQKVTIPGSSRKNKMRDEDFGSTVRRPGRGGRSSAAGRSSVSKAVDKLDNTITAKQLRSARHGSDKIVSKVGRPPNRKMSERKAYTRPRYTMDSGVQDIHGESHDVHEELLAAANAAADPGQACSGTFWRQMEPLFSVISADDINFLKQQVSLGSNPLTPTTGVASRDNFSTIPNRFELVECNGDRGFASQAKHSVPARTDDNVIPLCQRLISALVSEEEIEEFCYTGDDETSFGWDAELKANSLNQQSFGNYCSIGKPVTNGYRIPSSGRYRNGFVHDEVDFPAIPNSASFRDDSVDGLLADQEVMPNAHCSELPYNQMALEERLLLELQSIGIYPDPVPGLADREDEDISEDDRRVEEELNQLVTKKNHLLGKVQKSAAEARELQEREIERQAYDKLVGLVYSKYMACFGPNASSGKGASGKIAKQAALASVKRTLEQCQKFENFGESCFNEPVFQDLFRSRSSNLKVSECVDSIIEGESANLYTGTRSSEVRVSGTHHIAPFIPQSGQNMDTIDKYHLSDETTVKEDKGCTKIKQRELLLDEVVGGTGISLRDHSGTGSSLATKGKRTGPAKIGRPALGTVKGERKPKSKPKQKTVQLSASVEGLLGKGLGPPKAVFTPASRYSGNATDINAKKENGLSMCTPDEEEALDLSHLPLSGIDDDLDGQGQDFDSIFKNIDDEALQDIDFMGLEIPMDDLSDLNMMV is encoded by the exons ATGTCATCCAGCAACAAATATGGTCTGGCTTCTAATAGCCCAGATAGGCCGACTTACCCTAGTGGACAACGAGGAGTCTATGGAGCTGCTTCGTTGAATAAATCAGGAAGCTTTCGTGAGGGCATGGAGAATAGGATACTATCTTCACGTCCAGGCATGTCAAGAAGCGGGGCTACGTGTTCACCAGCAGAGGTGGCAAATTTCTTGCATAGTTTGCCTCTTGATGCTAAAGTGATGGTGTCAGGACAGAAGCTCCCCCGGCAAGCGGAAGTTAGTAGAATCTTAAGTGCTTCCTTGGGCGTGTCACAGGATAACACCCATTCTGGTTCATCAACCACCAGGATTGCACCCGAGGGGATTAAGAAGGCCAAGGGCGCTTTACATGAAAACGTTGCCAGGGCTAG CGACCAAGTGAAGGTCTGTACTGAGATGGTATCCAGATTCGATAAGTGTTTTTCAAATTTGTGGACGAGGAAGCGGTCTCGTTCtgatattcaaccaagtgatcgATCAAACACCTCACTGGCAGTTGATCGTCTTGCTTCTGGAGGAATTGCAGGAAAGTTGGCAACCCAGAGTAATGGGATATCCAGTGGGTTTGACCATGAACACCAGAAACTGGAAGAGCAATCCAAAAATGCTGTTAGTAAACGCATACGTAGCTCAATGGCGGATGGACAG ATGGATATACGTGGGAGTGTTCTTGGAAGGCCACCTGCAGCGATGGATAGGGATAAAGAAATATTTGGAATTGCTAGTGGTGGTCAGGTTCAATCTGCAGAAAAGGATCAAGCTTTACCCATTGGTATGGACGGTTGGGAAAAGTCAAAAATGAGGAAAAAGCGTTCAGGGATAAAGTCTGATGTCTCCATGAATGGAACAATTAGGTCTCCTGATGGTGATCGAGAATCAAAACGGGAGACTCAGCAAAGGCTAGGTATTGAGGCCCGTTCAAGGTTTAGTAATGTTCATGGCTTTAG ATCTGGGCCTTCTAATGGAGCAGTTGGGGTTGGAAAATTAGATGTCACCTCTCAACAAACAACTGGGCTTGGCATGCGATCCGCAGCTAGGAGTGACCAAGATAATGGCTCTCTCGTCAATGACAGAAGAGACCGCCTTGCAGGCGTAGATAAGGAGAAGATCAACCTGAAAGCCGTTAACAA ATTGAATTTCCGTGAACCTAGTAATGCTGCTAGTCCTGCTTCAACCCTAAAAATTAATGCGTCCGCTCGGGGGCCGAGATCCAGTTTTGGTACAATGCCCAAGCCAATACCCAATGTCCATCGAGCAATAGGTGGTCCTGATGATTGGGAGACCCCCCAGCCTATGAATAAGCTCAATGCTGTTGTTGGAACTAGCAACCGTAAACGCTCTCAGTCAGCACGTTCGTCATCACCGCCTGTGACACAGTGGGGTGAACAAAGGCCTCAGAAGATGTCCCGTGTTGCACGACGAACAAATTTACTTCCTCATCTTCCTGGCCATGATGAATCCCTAGCTATAGAAAAAACATCCGATGTTTCTGGTAATGAAAGTGGCCTAAGGCACTCGTCGGGAAATATTGTGCAGCAGGTTAGACCAAAAGTTGAACCTTCAGTTGCATTATCAGAAAGCGAGGAGTCGGGAGCTGCAGAGGTCAGATCTAAGGATAAGGGTAAGAAGGCTGCTGAAATGGATGAGAAATCAGTCCAAAATTTTCAAAAGGTTACCATACCGGGCTcgtccagaaagaacaagatgcGAGACGAAGATTTCGGGAGCACTGTTCGCAGACCAGGAAGGGGAGGTAGGAGCTCCGCTGCTGGTAGGTCTAGTGTATCAAAGGCAGTTGATAAGTTAGATAACACAATCACAGCGAAACAACTCAGAAGTGCAAGGCATGGAAGTGATAAGATTGTAAG TAAAGTAGGTCGCCCACCAAATCGAAAGATGTCTGAGAGGAAGGCTTATACACGTCCTAGATACACAATGGACAGTGGTGTGCAAGATATTCATG GAGAATCACATGATGTGCATGAAGAGCTCCTGGCTGCTGCAAATGCAGCTGCAGACCCTG GTCAAGCTTGTTCTGGCACATTCTGGAGACAAATGGAGCCACTCTTTAGTGTCATCTCAGCTGATGATATAAATTTTCTGAAGCAACAG GTGAGTCTTGGTTCCAACCCCTTGACACCAACCACGGGAGTTGCATCTAGAGATAATTTTAGTACCATCCCTAATAGATTTGAGTTGGTTGAATGTAATGGAGATAGGGGTTTTGCAAGTCAAGCAAAGCATTCAGTACCAGCCAGAACGGATGATAATGTAATCCCACTTTGCCAGAGGCTTATTTCAGCATTAGTTTCGgaggaagagattgaagaattttGCTACACAGGagatgatgaaaccagttttgggtGGGATGCAGAGTTGAAAGCTAATTCATTGAATCAGCAGTCATTTGGAAATTACTGTAGCATTGGCAAACCTGTTACTAATGGCTATAGGATACCTTCCAGCGGAAGATACCGGAATGGGTTTGTACATGATGAGGTCGATTTTCCAGCAATTCCAAATAGTGCGAGCTTTAGGGATGATTCCGTCGATGGATTACTGGCAGACCAAGAAGTGATGCCTAACGCACATTGTTCTGAACTTCCGTATAACCAGATGGCTCTTGAAGAGAGACTTCTCCTTGAGCTTCAGAGTATCGGAATTTATCCAGATCCAGTG CCTGGCCTAGCagacagagaagatgaagatatcaGTGAGGATGACAGAAGAGTGGAGGAGGAGCTTAACCAACTG GTGACCAAGAAGAATCACTTACTCGGTAAGGTGCAGAAGTCTGCAGCTGAAGCCAGAGAACTTCAAGAAAG GGAGATAGAGCGTCAAGCTTATGACAAACTTGTGGGATTGGTGTATAGCAAATACATG GCATGTTTTGGTCCTAATGCATCCTCTGGAAAAGGTGCAAGCGGCAAAATAGCAAAGCAGGCTGCTTTGGCTTCAGTAAAACGTACTTTAGAACAATGCCAAAAGTTTGAAAATTTCGGCGAAAGTTGCTTTAACGAGCCCGTGTTCCAAGATTTATTCCGCTCTAGGTCCTCAAACTTAAAGGTTTCAGAGTGTGTAGATAGTATCATTGAAGGAGAATCTGCAAACCTTTACACTGGAACTCGATCTTCAGAAGTTAGAGTTTCAG GTACACACCACATCGCTCCTTTTATTCCACAATCAGGTCAGAATATGGATACCATTGACAAGTACCATTTGTCAGACGAAACTACTGTAAAAGAGGATAAAGGATGCACTAAAATTAAACAGAGGGAGTTGTTGCTAGACGAGGTTGTTGGTGGAACAGGTATTTCCTTGAGAGACCATTCAGGTACTGGAAGTTCTCTTGCTACAAAAGGAAAGAGGACTGGTCCTGCTAAAATTGGCCGGCCAGCTTTAGGCACCGTTAAAGGTGAGAGAAAGCCAAAATCGAAACCTAAGCAGAAGACTGTTCAGTTATCCGCTTCTGTCGAAGGCCTTCTTGGTAAGGGTCTAGGGCCACCCAAAGCAGTATTTACTCCTGCTTCAAGATATAGTGGAAATGCGACAGATATCAATGCCAAGAAGGAAAATGGTTTGAGTATGTGCACACCAGACGAAGAGGAGGCTCTTGACTTGTCTCATCTGCCGTTATCTGGAATTGATGATGATCTCGATGGGCAAGGGCAGGATTTTGATTCAATATTCAAAAATATTGATGATGAAGCACTGCAAGACATTGATTTTATGGGACTTGAAATTCCAATGGACGACCTTTCAGACTTAAATATGATGGTTTGA
- the LOC113318145 gene encoding uncharacterized protein LOC113318145 isoform X1, whose amino-acid sequence MSSSNKYGLASNSPDRPTYPSGQRGVYGAASLNKSGSFREGMENRILSSRPGMSRSGATCSPAEVANFLHSLPLDAKVMVSGQKLPRQAEVSRILSASLGVSQDNTHSGSSTTRIAPEGIKKAKGALHENVARASSDQVKVCTEMVSRFDKCFSNLWTRKRSRSDIQPSDRSNTSLAVDRLASGGIAGKLATQSNGISSGFDHEHQKLEEQSKNAVSKRIRSSMADGQMDIRGSVLGRPPAAMDRDKEIFGIASGGQVQSAEKDQALPIGMDGWEKSKMRKKRSGIKSDVSMNGTIRSPDGDRESKRETQQRLGIEARSRFSNVHGFRSGPSNGAVGVGKLDVTSQQTTGLGMRSAARSDQDNGSLVNDRRDRLAGVDKEKINLKAVNKLNFREPSNAASPASTLKINASARGPRSSFGTMPKPIPNVHRAIGGPDDWETPQPMNKLNAVVGTSNRKRSQSARSSSPPVTQWGEQRPQKMSRVARRTNLLPHLPGHDESLAIEKTSDVSGNESGLRHSSGNIVQQVRPKVEPSVALSESEESGAAEVRSKDKGKKAAEMDEKSVQNFQKVTIPGSSRKNKMRDEDFGSTVRRPGRGGRSSAAGRSSVSKAVDKLDNTITAKQLRSARHGSDKIVSKVGRPPNRKMSERKAYTRPRYTMDSGVQDIHGESHDVHEELLAAANAAADPGQACSGTFWRQMEPLFSVISADDINFLKQQVSLGSNPLTPTTGVASRDNFSTIPNRFELVECNGDRGFASQAKHSVPARTDDNVIPLCQRLISALVSEEEIEEFCYTGDDETSFGWDAELKANSLNQQSFGNYCSIGKPVTNGYRIPSSGRYRNGFVHDEVDFPAIPNSASFRDDSVDGLLADQEVMPNAHCSELPYNQMALEERLLLELQSIGIYPDPVPGLADREDEDISEDDRRVEEELNQLVTKKNHLLGKVQKSAAEARELQEREIERQAYDKLVGLVYSKYMACFGPNASSGKGASGKIAKQAALASVKRTLEQCQKFENFGESCFNEPVFQDLFRSRSSNLKVSECVDSIIEGESANLYTGTRSSEVRVSGTHHIAPFIPQSGQNMDTIDKYHLSDETTVKEDKGCTKIKQRELLLDEVVGGTGISLRDHSGTGSSLATKGKRTGPAKIGRPALGTVKGERKPKSKPKQKTVQLSASVEGLLGKGLGPPKAVFTPASRYSGNATDINAKKENGLSMCTPDEEEALDLSHLPLSGIDDDLDGQGQDFDSIFKNIDDEALQDIDFMGLEIPMDDLSDLNMMV is encoded by the exons ATGTCATCCAGCAACAAATATGGTCTGGCTTCTAATAGCCCAGATAGGCCGACTTACCCTAGTGGACAACGAGGAGTCTATGGAGCTGCTTCGTTGAATAAATCAGGAAGCTTTCGTGAGGGCATGGAGAATAGGATACTATCTTCACGTCCAGGCATGTCAAGAAGCGGGGCTACGTGTTCACCAGCAGAGGTGGCAAATTTCTTGCATAGTTTGCCTCTTGATGCTAAAGTGATGGTGTCAGGACAGAAGCTCCCCCGGCAAGCGGAAGTTAGTAGAATCTTAAGTGCTTCCTTGGGCGTGTCACAGGATAACACCCATTCTGGTTCATCAACCACCAGGATTGCACCCGAGGGGATTAAGAAGGCCAAGGGCGCTTTACATGAAAACGTTGCCAGGGCTAG CAGCGACCAAGTGAAGGTCTGTACTGAGATGGTATCCAGATTCGATAAGTGTTTTTCAAATTTGTGGACGAGGAAGCGGTCTCGTTCtgatattcaaccaagtgatcgATCAAACACCTCACTGGCAGTTGATCGTCTTGCTTCTGGAGGAATTGCAGGAAAGTTGGCAACCCAGAGTAATGGGATATCCAGTGGGTTTGACCATGAACACCAGAAACTGGAAGAGCAATCCAAAAATGCTGTTAGTAAACGCATACGTAGCTCAATGGCGGATGGACAG ATGGATATACGTGGGAGTGTTCTTGGAAGGCCACCTGCAGCGATGGATAGGGATAAAGAAATATTTGGAATTGCTAGTGGTGGTCAGGTTCAATCTGCAGAAAAGGATCAAGCTTTACCCATTGGTATGGACGGTTGGGAAAAGTCAAAAATGAGGAAAAAGCGTTCAGGGATAAAGTCTGATGTCTCCATGAATGGAACAATTAGGTCTCCTGATGGTGATCGAGAATCAAAACGGGAGACTCAGCAAAGGCTAGGTATTGAGGCCCGTTCAAGGTTTAGTAATGTTCATGGCTTTAG ATCTGGGCCTTCTAATGGAGCAGTTGGGGTTGGAAAATTAGATGTCACCTCTCAACAAACAACTGGGCTTGGCATGCGATCCGCAGCTAGGAGTGACCAAGATAATGGCTCTCTCGTCAATGACAGAAGAGACCGCCTTGCAGGCGTAGATAAGGAGAAGATCAACCTGAAAGCCGTTAACAA ATTGAATTTCCGTGAACCTAGTAATGCTGCTAGTCCTGCTTCAACCCTAAAAATTAATGCGTCCGCTCGGGGGCCGAGATCCAGTTTTGGTACAATGCCCAAGCCAATACCCAATGTCCATCGAGCAATAGGTGGTCCTGATGATTGGGAGACCCCCCAGCCTATGAATAAGCTCAATGCTGTTGTTGGAACTAGCAACCGTAAACGCTCTCAGTCAGCACGTTCGTCATCACCGCCTGTGACACAGTGGGGTGAACAAAGGCCTCAGAAGATGTCCCGTGTTGCACGACGAACAAATTTACTTCCTCATCTTCCTGGCCATGATGAATCCCTAGCTATAGAAAAAACATCCGATGTTTCTGGTAATGAAAGTGGCCTAAGGCACTCGTCGGGAAATATTGTGCAGCAGGTTAGACCAAAAGTTGAACCTTCAGTTGCATTATCAGAAAGCGAGGAGTCGGGAGCTGCAGAGGTCAGATCTAAGGATAAGGGTAAGAAGGCTGCTGAAATGGATGAGAAATCAGTCCAAAATTTTCAAAAGGTTACCATACCGGGCTcgtccagaaagaacaagatgcGAGACGAAGATTTCGGGAGCACTGTTCGCAGACCAGGAAGGGGAGGTAGGAGCTCCGCTGCTGGTAGGTCTAGTGTATCAAAGGCAGTTGATAAGTTAGATAACACAATCACAGCGAAACAACTCAGAAGTGCAAGGCATGGAAGTGATAAGATTGTAAG TAAAGTAGGTCGCCCACCAAATCGAAAGATGTCTGAGAGGAAGGCTTATACACGTCCTAGATACACAATGGACAGTGGTGTGCAAGATATTCATG GAGAATCACATGATGTGCATGAAGAGCTCCTGGCTGCTGCAAATGCAGCTGCAGACCCTG GTCAAGCTTGTTCTGGCACATTCTGGAGACAAATGGAGCCACTCTTTAGTGTCATCTCAGCTGATGATATAAATTTTCTGAAGCAACAG GTGAGTCTTGGTTCCAACCCCTTGACACCAACCACGGGAGTTGCATCTAGAGATAATTTTAGTACCATCCCTAATAGATTTGAGTTGGTTGAATGTAATGGAGATAGGGGTTTTGCAAGTCAAGCAAAGCATTCAGTACCAGCCAGAACGGATGATAATGTAATCCCACTTTGCCAGAGGCTTATTTCAGCATTAGTTTCGgaggaagagattgaagaattttGCTACACAGGagatgatgaaaccagttttgggtGGGATGCAGAGTTGAAAGCTAATTCATTGAATCAGCAGTCATTTGGAAATTACTGTAGCATTGGCAAACCTGTTACTAATGGCTATAGGATACCTTCCAGCGGAAGATACCGGAATGGGTTTGTACATGATGAGGTCGATTTTCCAGCAATTCCAAATAGTGCGAGCTTTAGGGATGATTCCGTCGATGGATTACTGGCAGACCAAGAAGTGATGCCTAACGCACATTGTTCTGAACTTCCGTATAACCAGATGGCTCTTGAAGAGAGACTTCTCCTTGAGCTTCAGAGTATCGGAATTTATCCAGATCCAGTG CCTGGCCTAGCagacagagaagatgaagatatcaGTGAGGATGACAGAAGAGTGGAGGAGGAGCTTAACCAACTG GTGACCAAGAAGAATCACTTACTCGGTAAGGTGCAGAAGTCTGCAGCTGAAGCCAGAGAACTTCAAGAAAG GGAGATAGAGCGTCAAGCTTATGACAAACTTGTGGGATTGGTGTATAGCAAATACATG GCATGTTTTGGTCCTAATGCATCCTCTGGAAAAGGTGCAAGCGGCAAAATAGCAAAGCAGGCTGCTTTGGCTTCAGTAAAACGTACTTTAGAACAATGCCAAAAGTTTGAAAATTTCGGCGAAAGTTGCTTTAACGAGCCCGTGTTCCAAGATTTATTCCGCTCTAGGTCCTCAAACTTAAAGGTTTCAGAGTGTGTAGATAGTATCATTGAAGGAGAATCTGCAAACCTTTACACTGGAACTCGATCTTCAGAAGTTAGAGTTTCAG GTACACACCACATCGCTCCTTTTATTCCACAATCAGGTCAGAATATGGATACCATTGACAAGTACCATTTGTCAGACGAAACTACTGTAAAAGAGGATAAAGGATGCACTAAAATTAAACAGAGGGAGTTGTTGCTAGACGAGGTTGTTGGTGGAACAGGTATTTCCTTGAGAGACCATTCAGGTACTGGAAGTTCTCTTGCTACAAAAGGAAAGAGGACTGGTCCTGCTAAAATTGGCCGGCCAGCTTTAGGCACCGTTAAAGGTGAGAGAAAGCCAAAATCGAAACCTAAGCAGAAGACTGTTCAGTTATCCGCTTCTGTCGAAGGCCTTCTTGGTAAGGGTCTAGGGCCACCCAAAGCAGTATTTACTCCTGCTTCAAGATATAGTGGAAATGCGACAGATATCAATGCCAAGAAGGAAAATGGTTTGAGTATGTGCACACCAGACGAAGAGGAGGCTCTTGACTTGTCTCATCTGCCGTTATCTGGAATTGATGATGATCTCGATGGGCAAGGGCAGGATTTTGATTCAATATTCAAAAATATTGATGATGAAGCACTGCAAGACATTGATTTTATGGGACTTGAAATTCCAATGGACGACCTTTCAGACTTAAATATGATGGTTTGA